A segment of the Sander lucioperca isolate FBNREF2018 chromosome 7, SLUC_FBN_1.2, whole genome shotgun sequence genome:
ttttttttaataggtgAAATAGGTATGACATATATCATCATTTGCATACATTCAATTTTAAGATCCCTTTTTGCTCTTGAAATgtaagttttaaaatataaaagaataaactgaaaatcaCATTGAGTGAATTAAAGTGTGGCATGAGTTGACCAGTAATCACTTGACAGCTTTTCAGTTGCTGAGGTCAGGAGAATTTTGAGACATAAAAACATGGTCAAGGGCCAGAAAAGATTGAGAAACTTTGGTCTAAAGTATTGTGCATTCCAGAAGAGAAGTGAGCAAGTGATCCAAGCATTCCTAATGGCATGTCTCTGTTCTAGCTGTGGACTCAGAGATCTGACCCTGTGTTGCACATTGAGCTAAGGCGCTGGGCAGACTTACTTGTCATTGCCCCCCTTGATGCCAACACTCTTGGAAAGATTGCTAATGGAATTTGTGACAATCTCTTGGTAAGAACATCAAAATGATCATCTGATTGCCTACAACATGTGATTTCATGCCATCATTTCTCTGAAATTATTTCCAAATTTAATCTTTGTCATTGGCAGACATGTGTGGTAAGAGCCTGGGATACCAGTCGCCCTCTCCTCTTCTGCCCTGCAATGAATACAGCTATGTGGCAGCATCCCATTACAGCCCAGCAGGTATCCTGTCTCACAGAGTTTGGATATATGGAAATTCCCTGCGTTGCTAAGAAGCTAGTATGTGGAGATGAAGGTGGGTCAAAACCAGAAAAAAAGATATTGAGTATCTACAATTATTTACTTTCACCTTCTGACATTTCAGAATGCAGGAGCCTGTTGGTTTGACCAAAACAATACAAGAATACCAAGAATACATTCCAAGAAAATGACCTGACTGATTCTAGCATTAAGTACTTCCATTATAgatttaaactgcattatagTCTTTTCAATTTTATTATCACCATAACTGTTTTTAGGTATGCAggtcaataaataaatacttctTACCTTAAATGACGCATA
Coding sequences within it:
- the ppcdc gene encoding phosphopantothenoylcysteine decarboxylase isoform X2, with protein sequence MPCLAKMDLKCSITAAAIVKVDVRVVTTEHAKHFYNSAEVSVKIYSDKDEWELWTQRSDPVLHIELRRWADLLVIAPLDANTLGKIANGICDNLLTCVVRAWDTSRPLLFCPAMNTAMWQHPITAQQVSCLTEFGYMEIPCVAKKLVCGDEGKGAMAEVSTIVSAVKQYLQKPDES